From Raphanus sativus cultivar WK10039 unplaced genomic scaffold, ASM80110v3 Scaffold0150, whole genome shotgun sequence, the proteins below share one genomic window:
- the LOC130501289 gene encoding COBRA-like protein 6 — MSAMLNLLFAVTTILFTISPFTHGYDPLDPNGEMIIKWDLLHSSPGHHTVLVKIENKQEYHHVENPGWKLSWHWVNKTVIWDMRGAETTEQGNCSAFASSETLPHCCLRRPTIVDLLPGAPFNMQVSNCCRGGVLTSMSQDRINHVSAFQMTLGSFPDDPGEFIMPYDFDIGVPGYTCGNATSVAPTKYITDKGRRKTQALATWEAECMYSQTKSSQSPKCCVSLSAFYYQNIVPCPTCSCGCPSSNCVKSGVVPSLLEQEHDPHEEASPVVQCTKHMCPIHIHWHVKVNYKKYWRVKITATNLNTMKNYSDWNLVVLHPNLSNVTKVFSFNYKPMTPYSKHINDTGVFWGLKYYNDVLIQAGETGNVQTEILLNKDMENFSFKNGWGFPRRILFNGDECVMPSPDDYPRLPKSASYSSRDSSFVTSVLCFLLLLV, encoded by the exons ATGAGTGCAATGCTAAATCTTTTGTTTGCAGTCACTACCATCCTCTTCACGATCTCACCATTCACAC ATGGGTACGACCCCTTGGATCCAAATGGTgaaatgatcatcaaatgggaTCTTCTTCATTCATCACCTGGCCATCACACA gTACTAGTAAAAATAGAGAACAAGCAAGAGTATCACCACGTGGAGAATCCAGGATGGAAGCTGAGCTGGCATTGGGTAAACAAAACAGTGATATGGGACATGAGAGGAGCTGAGACGACGGAGCAAGGCAACTGCTCAGCCTTTGCCTCCAGCGAAACCCTCCCTCACTGCTGTCTCAGGCGACCAACCATCGTCGACCTTCTTCCCGGAGCTCCTTTCAACATGCAAGTCTCTAACTGCTGCCGTGGAGGCGTCTTGACTTCTATGTCTCAGGACCGCATCAACCACGTCTCTGCTTTCCAAATGACCCTTGGAAGCTTTCCTGATGACCCTGGcgagttcattatgccttatgaTTTTGATATAGGTGTCCCTGGTTATACCTGCGGCAATGCCACGTCAGTGGCCCCTACTAAGTATATTACTGATAAGGGTCGACGCAAAACACAAGCTCTAG CAACATGGGAAGCAGAGTGCATGTACTCTCAGACTAAGTCATCACAATCACCAAAATGCTGCGTTTCACTCTCTGCTTTCTACTACCAAAACATTGTTCCTTGCCCTACCTGTAGCTGCGGCTGCCCGAGTTCAAATTGCGTCAA GTCTGGTGTGGTGCCGTCACTTTTGGAACAAGAACATGATCCACATGAGGAAGCCTCGCCTGTGGTGCAGTGTACGAAGCATATGTGTCCCATACACATCCACTGGCATGTCAAAGTGAACTATAAAAAGTATTGGAGGGTTAAGATCACAGCAACGAATCTCAACACGATGAAGAATTACTCTGACTGGAACTTAGTGGTGCTTCATCCAAACTTGAGTAACGTTACAAAAGTCTTCAGCTTTAACTACAAACCCATGACACCTTATTCCAAACACATCA ATGACACAGGGGTGTTTTGGGGACTGAAGTATTACAACGATGTATTGATACAAGCTGGAGAGACTGGGAATGTGCAAACAGAGATATTGCTAAACAAGGATATGGAGAACTTCAGTTTCAAAAACGGTTGGGGTTTTCCAAGGAGAATCTTGTTCAATGGAGATGAGTGTGTTATGCCTTCTCCAGATGATTATCCGAGGCTGCCCAAATCTGCTTCTTATTCCTCTCGTGATTCTAGCTTTGTGACATCCGTACTATGTTTTCTCCTTTTACTTGTTTGA
- the LOC108822958 gene encoding 2,3-bisphosphoglycerate-independent phosphoglycerate mutase 1 — MATNWKLDDHPKLPKGKTVAMIVLDGWGESAPDEYNCIHTAPTPTMDSLKNGRPDTWTLIKAHGTAVGLPSEDDMGNSEVGHNALGAGRIFAQGAKLCDIALASGKIFDGEGFKYVSESFEKNTLHFVGLLSDGGVHSRLDQLQLLIKGSAERGAKRIRVHILTDGRDVLDGSSVGFVETLEADLAKLRENGVDAQIASGGGRMYVTLDRYENDWGVVKRGWDAQVLGEAPHKFKNAVEAVKTLRKEPGANDQYLPPFVIVDEAGKAVGPIVDGDAVVTFNFRADRMVMHAKALEYEDFDKFDRVRFPKIRYAGMLEYDGELKLPSRYLVSPPEIDRTSGEYLTHNGVSTFACSETVKFGHVTFFWNGNRSGYFNEKLEQYVEIPSDSGISFNVKPKMKALEIAEKARDAILSGKFDQVRVNLPNSDMVGHTGDIDATVVACEAADVAVKMILDAIEQVKGIYVVTADHGNAEDMVKRDKAGKPALDKEGNLQILTSHTLKPVPIAIGGPGLSEGVRFRKDLETPGLANVAATVMNLHGFVAPADYEPTLIEVVEKN; from the exons ATGGCTACCAACTGGAAACTCGATGACCATCCCAAGCTCCCCAAGGGCAAGACCGTCGCCATGATCGTCTTAGATGGCTGGGGTGAATCTGCCCCTGATGAGTACAACTGCATCCACACCGCTCCCACTCCCACCATGGATTCTCTTAAAAAC GGACGTCCTGATACATGGACGTTGATCAAAGCCCATGGAACAGCTGTTGGACTCCCTAGTGAAGACGATATGGGAAACAGCGAGGTTGGTCACAACGCTCTCGGTGCTGGTCGTATCTTCGCTCAAGGTGCTAAGCTTTGCGACATTGCTCTTGCTTCCGGCAAAATCTTCGACGGTGAAGGTTTCAAGTACGTCTCTGAGTCTTTCGAGAAGAACACTTTGCACTTCGTTGGTCTTCTCAGCGACGGTGGAGTCCACTCTCGTCTCGACCAGCTCCAA TTGCTGATCAAGGGTTCTGCTGAACGTGGTGCTAAGAGAATCCGTGTCCACATTCTCACTGACGGTCGTGATGTTTTGGATGGTTCGAGTGTCGGGTTTGTGGAGACTCTTGAAGCCGACCTCGCTAAGTTGCGTGAGAACGGTGTGGATGCTCAGATTGCTTCCGGTGGAGGTCGTATGTACGTTACCTTGGACCGTTACGAGAACGACTGGGGTGTTGTGAAGCGTGGTTGGGATGCTCAGGTGCTCGGAGAAGCTCCCCACAAGTTCAAAAACGCTGTTGAAGCTGTCAAGACGCTGAGGAAGGAGCCTGGCGCTAACGACCAGTACTTGCCTCCGTTTGTGATTGTTGACGAGGCAGGGAAAGCCGTTGGTCCTATCGTGGACGGTGACGCGGTTGTCACCTTCAACTTCAGGGCTGACCGTATGGTGATGCACGCCAAGGCGCTTGAGTATGAGGACTTTGACAAGTTTGACCGTGTGAGGTTCCCTAAGATCCGTTACGCTGGTATGCTTGAGTATGATGGTGAGCTAAAGCTGCCGAGCCGTTACCTTGTCTCTCCCCCGGAGATTGATAGAACCTCTGGTGAATATTTGACTCACAATGGCGTCAGTACTTTTGCTTGCAG TGAGACGGTCAAGTTTGGGCATGTCACATTCTTCTGGAATGGAAACCGATCTGGATATTTCAACGAGAAACTGGAGCAGTATGTTGAAATCCCAAGTGACAGTGGAATCTCGTTCAATGTCAAGCCAAAGATGAAGGCTTTGGAGATTGCTGAGAAGGCAAGGGACGCAATTCTAAGTGGCAAGTTTGACCAGGTGCGAGTTAACTTGCCAAACAGTGACATGGTTGGACATACGGGTGACATTGATGCCACTGTTGTTGCTTGCGAGGCTGCTGATGTTGCTGTGAAG ATGATCCTAGATGCAATTGAACAAGTGAAAGGTATTTACGTTGTAACTGCTGATCACGGAAATGCGGAGGACATGGTTAAGAGGGACAAGGCAGGGAAGCCTGCTTTGGACAAGGAAGGGAACCTTCAGATTCTAACCTCTCACACTCTCAAGCCA GTGCCAATTGCCATTGGAGGTCCAGGATTGTCTGAAGGAGTGAGATTCCGTAAGGATCTGGAGACACCAGGACTTGCGAATGTAGCTGCTACCGTGATGAACCTCCACGGATTTGTGGCTCCCGCTGACTACGAGCCCACCCTCATTGAAGTTGTGGAGAAGAACTGA
- the LOC108822957 gene encoding cell division cycle 5-like protein: MRIMIKGGVWKNTEDEILKAAVMKYGKNQWARISSLLVRKSAKQCKARWYEWLDPSIKKTEWTREEDEKLLHLAKLLPTQWRTIAPIVGRTPSQCLERYEKLLDAACTKDENYEAADDPRKLRPGEIDPNPESKPARPDPVDMDEDEKEMLSEARARLANTRGKKAKRKAREKQLEEARRLASLQKRRELKAAGIGGRHKNRKRKGIDYNAEIPFEKRAPAGFYDTGEEDRPADQVKFPTTIEELEGKRRADVEAQLRRQDVARNKINERKDAPAAILQANKLNDPEAVRKRSKLMLPPPQISDHELEEIAKMGYASDLLAENEELTEGSAATRALLANYSQTPRQGMTPMRTPQRTPAGKGDAIMMEAENLARLRDSQTPLLGGENPELHPSDFTGVTPRKKEIQTPNLMLTPSMTPSMTPGAAGLTPRIGLTPSRDGSSFAMTPRGTPFRDELHINEDMDMHESAKLERQRREEARRSLRSGLTGIPQPRNEYHIVAQPPPEESEEPEEKIEEDMSDKIAREKAEEEARHQTLLRKRSKVLQRDLPRPPAASLELIRSSLLSASGDKSSVVPPTPEEVADELVRKELLQLLEHDNAKYPLDEKTEKKKGVKNRANSSGSQVTAIEDFEENELEEADKMVKKEAQFLCVAMGNENKTLDDFVKAHDDCVKDVMYFPTRNAYGPSSVAVKAEKVAALQAEMENARKKMEEDEKKAEHMKAKYKTYTKGHEKRAETVWSQIEASLKQIEIGGTEVECFKALKRQEEMAASFRKKNLEEEVVKQKETERKLQARYGELLSTLEKAEEIMVGLRAQALKQADVEDSSHNLKEAKLATGDEEDVAISTEASV, from the exons ATGAGGATTATGATCAAGGGAGGTGTGTGGAAGAACACCGAAGATGAGATCCTCAAAGCCGCCGTGATGAAGTACGGCAAGAACCAATGGGCTCGGATCTCGTCTCTCCTCGTTCGCAAGTCCGCCAAACAGTGTAAAGCTCGTTGGTACGAATGGCTCGATCCCTCTATCAAAAAG ACTGAATGGAccagagaagaagatgagaagCTTCTACATCTTGCAAAGCTTCTACCTACTCAGTGGAGAACCATCGCTCCCATCGTGGGGCGTACACCGTCTCAGTGCCTTGAGAGGTATGAGAAGCTTCTCGACGCAGCGTGCACTAAGGACGAGAATTACGAAGCAGCGGATGATCCACGGAAGCTGCGTCCCGGTGAGATCGATCCCAACCCTGAATCGAAGCCTGCTCGTCCTGATCCGGTGGATATGGACGAAGACGAGAAGGAAATGCTCTCTGAAGCGAGGGCGAGATTGGCTAACACTAGGGGGAAGAAGGCTAAGAGGAAAGCTAGAGAGAAGCAACTCGAGGAAGCGAGGAGGCTTGCTTCTCTGCAGAAGAGGAGAGAGTTGAAGGCGGCTGGGATTGGTGGAAGGCATAAGAATAGGAAGCGGAAAGGGATTGATTATAATGCGGAGATTCCGTTTGAGAAGAGAGCGCCTGCGGGGTTTTACGACACTGGTGAAGAAGATCGGCCTGCTGATCAAGTGAAGTTTCCGACAACTATTGAGGAGCTTGAAGGGAAAAGAAGAGCTGATGTGGAGGCGCAGTTGCGCAGACAAGATGTTGCGAGGAACAAGATTAACGAGAGGAAGGATGCTCCAGCAGCTATATTGCAAGCGAACAAGCTGAATGATCCGGAAGCTGTTAGGAAGAGGTCAAAGCTGATGTTACCACCACCGCAGATTTCAGATCACGAGTTGGAGGAAATTGCAAAGATGGGGTACGCAAGTGACCTTCTTGCGGAGAATGAGGAGCTGACAGAAGGCAGTGCTGCTACTCGTGCGCTTTTGGCAAACTACTCGCAAACACCAAGGCAGGGGATGACACCCATGAGGACGCCGCAAAGAACTCCTGCTGGTAAAGGTGATGCTATTATGATGGAAGCAGAAAATCTGGCTAGATTGAGAGATTCTCAGACGCCTTTGCTAGGAGGAGAAAATCCTGAGTTGCACCCTTCTGACTTTACTGGGGTTACTCCTAGGAAGAAAGAGATTCAAACGCCTAATCTGATGCTGACTCCTTCAATGACTCCTTCGATGACTCCTGGTGCTGCTGGCCTTACTCCCAGAATTGGCTTGACGCCATCAAGGGATGGGTCTTCTTTTGCTATGACACCCAGAGGTACTCCGTTCAGGGATGAACTTCACATTAATGAAGACATGGACATGCACGAGAGCGCTAAACTTGAGAGGCAGAGACGAGAGGAAGCTAGAAGGAGCTTACGCTCTGGACTTACTGGGATTCCTCAGCCAAGGAACGAGTACCATATAGTTGCACAACCTCCTCCAGAAGAAAGTGAAGAGCCAGAAGAGAAAATTGAGGAAGACATGTCGGACAAGATAGCTAGGGAAAAGGCTGAGGAGGAAGCAAGACATCAGACTCTGCTTAGGAAAAGGTCCAAGGTGTTGCAGAGAGATCTTCCTAGACCTCCAGCAGCTTCGTTGGAACTAATTAGGAGTTCATTGCTTTCAGCCAGCGGAGACAAAAGTTCCGTCGTTCCTCCTACTCCAGAAGAGGTTGCAGATGAATTGGTAAGGAAGGAGCTTCTACAGTTGCTGGAGCATGATAATGCAAAGTATCCTCTTGATGAGAAAACTGAGAAAAAGAAGGGAGTTAAAAACCGTGCTAATAGTTCTGGTTCTCAAGTGACTGCAATTGAAGACTTTGAGGAAAATGAACTCGAAGAG GCTGACAAAATGGTAAAGAAAGAGGCGCAGTTTCTTTGCGTGGCAATGGGAAACGAGAACAAGACCCTTGACGATTTCGTAAAAGCTCACGACGATTGCGTGAAGGATGTCATGTACTTCCCCACTCGAAATGCTTACGGGCCCTCGAGTGTTGCTGTGAAGGCAGAGAAAGTTGCGGCTTTGCAAGCCGAGATGGAGAATGCGAGAAAAAAGATGGAGGAGGATGAGAAGAAGGCAGAACACATGAAGGCCAAGTATAAAACTTATACAAAGGGTCATGAG AAAAGGGCAGAGACCGTGTGGAGCCAAATAGAGGCGAGtctgaagcagattgagattGGTGGAACAGAAGTAGAGTGCTTTAAAGCACTGAAGAGGCAAGAAGAGATGGCTGCATCTTTCAGAAAGAAGAATCTGGAGGAAGAAGTGGTAAAGCAAAAGGAGACAGAGCGGAAACTGCAAGCGCGCTATGGGGAACTGTTGTCAACGCTTGAAAAAGCAGAAGAGATAATGGTCGGGCTCAGAGCACAAGCATTGAAACAAGCGGACGTTGAAGATTCTTCTCACAATCTAAAAGAAGCCAAGCTAGCCACTGGAGACGAAGAGGACGTAGCCATATCCACGGAAGCTTCTGTCTAA